Genomic DNA from Corallococcus silvisoli:
ACCGGGACGTGTCCCCGTCCAACGTGCTGGTGTCGCGCGAGGGCGAGGTGAAGGTCACCGACTTCGGCATCGCGCGGCTGGCGGGCCTGTCGCGCACCGAACCCGGGGCGTTCAAGGGCAAGCTGCCCTACGCCGCGCCGGAGCTCCTCCGGGGCGAGCCGGCCACCGCGCTGAGCGACCAGTTCTCCCTGGGCATCATCCTGGCGGAGCTGCTCGCGGGGCAGCACCCGTTCGGCTCGTCGGCGGAGCCGATGGCGGTGGCGCACTCCATCCTCAACCGCGCGCCCGCGTCGCTGCCGGACGTGCCGGCGTCACTGGCCACGCTGGTGCTGCGCATGCTGTCACGCGACCCGGGGGGCCGCTTTCCGGAGCCGGAGGATGTGTCCGAGGCGCTCGCGCGGTGGCTCGCGCAGGCGGGCGAGCCCGCGTCGTCGCACGCGCTGGCCATGTTCCTGCGCGGCGTGAAGCTGCCCGCGTCCGTGGGAGAGCGCGCCCGGGCCGCCCAGGCGGAGGCGCCGGCGTCGACGTCCGCGTCGTTCGTGATGTCCGTCCCATCGGGAGAAGGCCCGGGCCCTCAAGCGCTGGAGCCTGCCACCCGCGCCTCCACGAGGGCCTACGGGACCCCGGAGAGTGCCCCGACCGCGAAGCACTCCGCGCCGTGGAAGCCCTCCCCGGCGGCCGTCCCCGTCAGCGGGGAGGAAGAGGCACCATGGAGCCCCAGCCCCGGTGGGGCTTCGCTGTCGGCCTCAGGGGAAGTGCTCCACGCCTGCACCTTGTGTGGGGCGGCCCTGGAGTCGCCCGAGTCCCCCTGCGAGTCCTGCACCCAGCGGCCTTCCGCCGCCGGCTCGGGGCGGGCGGCCCCCCCAGGAGACAGGGCCCCGGCCCGCCCGGGCGAGGGCGGTGCTCGCATGGCCACCACCGGACGGGACGGCGGCAGCGGGCGGGCCCCCGGTGCGCCCCCTGCAGGAGCCCAGACGGGACGTGTCTCTGGCGGCGGGGGGCCCGCGGCGGCACGGGCGGCGCTCCCAGAGGATGCTCCGGCGATGGCCACGCAGGCGCTCTCCGACGTCGACGAGTCGGAGCGGATGAACCGGCCCAGCATCCGCGAGGCGGGCGCGGGCGACCTGGAGCTGGAGGCACGCGCGCCCCGTCCAGAGGGCACGTCGTGGGAGCTGGAGCCGCCGGTGTCCCCCCGCCCTCGCAGGCGCTGGGGCGTGGCGGTGGCGCTGTTCGGCGTCGCTGCGGTGCTCGCGGCGGGCGCGCTGTTCGCGTGGCCTCGCTACGAGAGACAGGTGCTGCAGGCGCTCGGCGTCCCCACGGCCCTCGTGTCCATTCGCAGCGAGCCCTCCGGGGCCACCGTCTTCGTGGATGGCGTGCAGGTGGGCGTGACGCCGCTCGTGATGGACAACATCTACCCGGTGCGTGCGGTCCCGGTGCAGCTGAAGCTCCGGGGCTACCGTCCCTGGACGGGCTCATTCATGGGCGGCAAGAAGGCGGACGTGGACGCGGAGCTCAAGCGCTGAGCGTCCACGCGCCGCCGGTGTCGCGAGGACCGCCCTACTTCACCAGCCGCAGGTGACCGCGGCGCGGAGGCTGCGGCTCCTCCGGCGGGCCCCCTTCGGGCGTGGGCGGCGGTGCCACCTCCGGGCGCGTCTCCGGCTCGTCCCGGTGCTCGCTCTGCACCTCGCGCAGGAAGGCGCGGGGGCGCTCGGCGGCGACGGGCACGGGCGTGGGCGGCGGAGGGCGCGCGACGGAGGCCGAGCCCACCGGGGGCTGCTGGAGCAGCTCCGGCGGCATCTCCTCCGGGTACATCCAGAACTCCTTCGTCACGTGGCTGGCGATGGCGAACAGCGCCGACCAGGGCACCGCCACGGTGAAGCGCGAACCGGAGAAGCTCAGCGTGGAGCGCACGCCCCACTCGCTCACCGTGAGGTCGGGGGGCTCGAAACGGTAGGAGAGGTTGAGGCGCAGGTGTGCTTCGCCACGGAGGCTGGCGGGGACGAGCACGCCGGGGCGGCGCGCGTCCAGGTGGATCATCACCATCCCCTGATCCAGCGCGGCCAACAGCCGCTCCTTCTTGTCGGAAACCTTCTTGTCCATTCCAGCCTGTCCGGCGGGGAATTGCGGGCGCGCCCTCAACGACGGCGCACTTCCCGGTCCATCTCCCGCTTCGTCTCCCGTTCCTTGATGTCGTGGCGGCGATCTTCGTGCGTCTTGCCGCGGCACAGGCCCAGCTCCACCTTGGCCCGCCCCTTCCTGAAGTACAGCACGAGCGGGATGATGGAGTAACCGCGCTCGCGCACCTTCGCCGTCCACCGGTCGATCTCCGCCCGGTGCATCAGCAGCTTCCGGCCCCGGGTGGGGAGGTGGTCGAACACACTCGCCGCCTTGTAGGAGCCGATGTGGGCATTGAGCAGGAACAGCTCCGTGCCCTTCTGCAGCGCATAGGCGTCCGACAGGTTGGCCGTTCCTTCCCGCAGCGATTTCACCTCGCTGCCGGTGAGCTCCAGCCCCGCTTCGATCTTCTCATCCACCGTGTAGTCGAAGCGCGCACGCCGGTTCTCGGCAATGAGCTTCACCCCCGGCTCGGCACCCAC
This window encodes:
- a CDS encoding protein kinase domain-containing protein, which gives rise to MTSRYRLLQPLATGGMAELFLGVAKGAEGFERTVAIKRVLPHLAREPDIASMFVSEARLSMLLQHQNIVTVHDVGESTEGLFLVMELVDGWDLGALLRAVTRQGLRVPPHLAVFIASQAQAGLQHAYRKQSAGQPLVTAHRDVSPSNVLVSREGEVKVTDFGIARLAGLSRTEPGAFKGKLPYAAPELLRGEPATALSDQFSLGIILAELLAGQHPFGSSAEPMAVAHSILNRAPASLPDVPASLATLVLRMLSRDPGGRFPEPEDVSEALARWLAQAGEPASSHALAMFLRGVKLPASVGERARAAQAEAPASTSASFVMSVPSGEGPGPQALEPATRASTRAYGTPESAPTAKHSAPWKPSPAAVPVSGEEEAPWSPSPGGASLSASGEVLHACTLCGAALESPESPCESCTQRPSAAGSGRAAPPGDRAPARPGEGGARMATTGRDGGSGRAPGAPPAGAQTGRVSGGGGPAAARAALPEDAPAMATQALSDVDESERMNRPSIREAGAGDLELEARAPRPEGTSWELEPPVSPRPRRRWGVAVALFGVAAVLAAGALFAWPRYERQVLQALGVPTALVSIRSEPSGATVFVDGVQVGVTPLVMDNIYPVRAVPVQLKLRGYRPWTGSFMGGKKADVDAELKR
- a CDS encoding ClpXP protease specificity-enhancing factor SspB, coding for MDKKVSDKKERLLAALDQGMVMIHLDARRPGVLVPASLRGEAHLRLNLSYRFEPPDLTVSEWGVRSTLSFSGSRFTVAVPWSALFAIASHVTKEFWMYPEEMPPELLQQPPVGSASVARPPPPTPVPVAAERPRAFLREVQSEHRDEPETRPEVAPPPTPEGGPPEEPQPPRRGHLRLVK
- the smpB gene encoding SsrA-binding protein SmpB; translation: MAAGKSKGVGAEPGVKLIAENRRARFDYTVDEKIEAGLELTGSEVKSLREGTANLSDAYALQKGTELFLLNAHIGSYKAASVFDHLPTRGRKLLMHRAEIDRWTAKVRERGYSIIPLVLYFRKGRAKVELGLCRGKTHEDRRHDIKERETKREMDREVRRR